The genomic window TGAATGATGgtgtgggggcagggcagtgctcccggCCAAAGATTAGGCCAACTAAAAACCCTATTCCACGGTCCGACAGTGagtagcaaacgagcgctgtcatcgctcatttgctcctcgttccccgctcgctgccgccgctattccacgtggcagcagcgagcgggtgagtccggggggggggggcgggggaagttgtgggggggctgcccgggtgatcgctgatcgtccgggcagcccataggatatagcagcggtctgctgccgctctcctattccacggagcgactgtagcagatcgctgctatataagtcgtttgtcttcaagacttcaacgatcagccgacatgaacaatgtcggctgatcgttgcctcctattccacgggacgattatcgtccgtaacggccgatagtCTTTCCATGGAATTGGGCCTTAAGTGtcaatttacaaagaaagattatctgacagattatctgccaaagatttgaagccaaagccaggaacagatttatgacctgatctttatgacctgatctctgtctatagtcttctcctggctttggcttcaaatctttggctgataatctttctgtgtaaatggaccgttACAGCGCtggacacataccttccttctcagcgtcCTGGGCGCTATAGGGGTCTAGAttcatctagcctgctgatagttcccctttaactcacaGCGATCTTTATATTTTGTTTATAAGGACAGAAAATCGTGCAAATATAAGGACAGCCGTATGTAAAAACATTTAATAAAGCCAATcccctgtttaaccccttagcgacccatgacgtatctaatacgtcatggcgccgcggggggtgttcagagcggggtcccgccgggaccccgctctgaacggcgctgatcccggctgacacgtgcagccgggcagtgcctctgttagccggcgcgggtcccgttgccgtgccggctaattaagcacttcaatgcagctgtcaaacctgacagctgcattgaagggcttcagacctcacgtccctggtgtctagtgggtcggatctccccccgcgatgcgatcgcgggggggagatccgttcttctggccgtgccgggcctcagcgtcggaatgacgctgatcccggctcggcagtagattgctatggcctgcagcaggccatagcaatctatgaccgatctcatggatctttgctgtgtatatacaagtcccccaggggggcttctagtccatgtaaaaaaaaaagtaaaaaagtgtttttattaataaaaaatcccctcccctaataaaagtccaaatcaccccccttttcccattttataaatataaattaattaataaataaataaataaacatatttagtatcgccgcacgcgtaatcgcccgaactattaattaatcacattcctgatgtcgcacggtaaacggcgtcagcgcaaaaaaatcccaaagtgccaaattgcgcatttttggtcatatcaaatccagaaaaaatgtaataaaaagcgatcaaaaagtcgtatatgcgcaatcaaggtaccggtagaaagaacgcatcatggcgcaaaaactgacacctgacacagccccatagaccaaaggataaaagtgctataagcctgggaatggagcgattttaaggaacgtatatttgttaacaatggtttgaattttttacaggccatcagatacaatataagttatacatgttatatatcatagtaatcgtaacgacttgaggaacatgcataacaagtcagttttaccatagggcgaacggcgtaaatgcaaaactccccgaaatcaaaacaaattagttttttttttcaatttgacagcgcaaatgatttttttccggtttcacaacatattttatggaaaaataatgcctgtaattgcaaagtacaattggtttcgcaaaaaataagcgctcatatacgtctctaggtgaaaaaatgcaagcgctatggacttttaaacataaaatgtaaaaagcaaaagcgcaaaaacgaaaattggcttggaccttaaggggttaaacacagtaAAATGGAGCCTTAATCCTAGTGGGAACCCAACAAAAGGCAGGTGCAAGTCACGGCCTGACTGTGAGTCACTTTATGCCGTCAGAGAAGTGGTCAGGCTAAGGCTTGTGTGAAACCGACCTGACTGGATCTGATATATTACACTTAGTTTTACAGTCTCCTGGCACTCAGCTGGCCGGGGCAACTAAGATCCATGAGTTCCTGCAACTGCCTGAAATTCACATGATCGTCAGGATGGGAAGCCGTATCACTACCACTAGGGCCCaattattacacagagcgatatctgcCAGTTCAGGCCAATCCTGGCAGATATTGCTCCATGTAGTACAGACAAGAATCAGCCAAGGAGCCAATCAGCAGTTCAtaattgtttttcaacatgccgaCCGTacatcacttcatgtaatagcgatgcacggcctcatgtaatagcgatgcacggatCCATGTGCCTCATGGTAACTCATGCTCTGGGTTAATCAGGCCGTTAATCAGGCCGTCGATTTtaacccccccctttttttttcttttctttttgcagTTGTAGAAAATGGGACGCAGAAAGTCAAAGAGAAAGCCTCCACCTAAGAAGAAGATGACGGGAAATCTAGACACCCAGTTCACATGTCCATTCTGTAACCACGAGAAATCCTGCGACGTAAAGATGTAAGATGAAATGTATGATGTGGTAATCTAGGTAACGCTCTGTGTACCAATCACATGGTCgcacaatttttttaaagaaatatttgGTCTTTTTATTTGGGTTTTACTCTAgtcaaaaaaaagagaccaaacacaggaaagaCCCCTGTTCATCCTGCAGGTTATATATCTGCTGAGGGCAATTAATAATTTTTGGTTATTATATTATCAGCTCGGCAGCTTACCAgcagacaatgctctttgttatgtaacaattcagtcaataTGTCACTgagtggttacagaggttttggtgctgtgcgacaggagagctgaccatacaatgcaagcacccccaggattctctgcaacTGAATGTGGAGGCGCAGCAGCTATACACATGGACAACGGAgtgagagacacctagtggctatatgtataatgttgatttaaagggcaactatcagcaggttagactaatctaacatGGGAATGGCACTgcggatgaaggtaacagacgtaccttcatcctcagcgccctctgcctactagggagctatcagcaggttagattagtcttaaCCTGCTGATCGCTCCCCTAATCTTAGAGCACAAAACAAGAGTATACTTTAAAGCTGCTTCTATTCACAACCCGTTGACTTCTTTATTTTACCTTCTCACATTGTTGCCTATTTAATACTTAAAGTAAGATCCACAGCTGCATTTGCACCCATAATCCCCCCCTATATTGTAGGGAGGACAAGCCATTAATCCATTTTCTTCTTACCACAGGGACAGAGCCCGGAATACGGGG from Dendropsophus ebraccatus isolate aDenEbr1 chromosome 1, aDenEbr1.pat, whole genome shotgun sequence includes these protein-coding regions:
- the ELOF1 gene encoding transcription elongation factor 1 homolog, whose translation is MGRRKSKRKPPPKKKMTGNLDTQFTCPFCNHEKSCDVKMDRARNTGVISCTVCLEEFQTPITYLSEPVDVYSDWIDACEAANQ